A stretch of the SAR86 cluster bacterium genome encodes the following:
- a CDS encoding phosphate-starvation-inducible PsiE family protein, whose translation MKERFNKFLNTGMNKGLSWTTIASEKLLLALIGISTCIASAMYLYEMILQREILLGDLFMLFIYAEILAMVGAFYSTNRIPVTLPIIVAITALCRLIIMQTKEMDAIMVMWEAGAIFILAGSAYLMSLKDKISLEKLKQSEE comes from the coding sequence ATGAAAGAAAGATTTAATAAATTTCTTAACACCGGCATGAATAAAGGTTTGAGTTGGACCACCATAGCAAGTGAAAAATTACTTCTAGCACTAATTGGAATATCAACATGTATAGCTTCGGCCATGTATCTCTATGAGATGATCTTACAAAGAGAAATCTTACTAGGTGATCTATTCATGCTTTTTATTTATGCAGAAATCCTCGCCATGGTTGGGGCTTTCTATAGCACTAATAGGATACCTGTTACTCTTCCAATCATTGTTGCAATCACTGCTCTGTGTCGTTTGATTATAATGCAAACGAAAGAAATGGATGCGATTATGGTCATGTGGGAGGCAGGTGCAATTTTTATTCTTGCAGGTTCAGCCTATCTAATGAGCCTCAAAGACAAAATAAGTCTAGAGAAATTAAAACAGTCGGAAGAATAA
- a CDS encoding penicillin acylase family protein produces the protein MIRISLTLIILVMLISCKSMDDSQISIYLEKSSSYKAQITRDVWGVPHVYGKTDADAAFGLAYAHAEDDFKNIAENMYLYRAEMGLKDGIDGAIQDYLIKVLKIREQIDENYTNDLNADVRKVIEAYAAGINYWMIKNPSNGYNHFFPVTEKDIVAGFSIQNLFFSGVVSSIEKLQRESDLKEEYTSLYRNQEFVTGSNVLAVNSRKTYDQSTRIIINSHQPLDGPLAWYEAHVRSDEGWNMMGGLFPGSPFVFVGFNENIAWGFTVNKPDLSDSYLLEVNPENENQYLLDGEWVDFKIEMVRLPIKLFGPLKWTVKREAKYSVHGPVLEVADKSYALRFSGMSDIKQVNQWYAMNKSNSLEDWLEAMKMRSIISFNGVYADREDNIYFLHNSSSPLRKEGIDWKNVIDGSRSDLVWDKYVNFESIPQLQNPSSGWIASTNQDPFKVTGEKDNLLSNNYSPTLGLQTRMTNRAYRSIELFSQNNKLNEKDFDDIKFDNKYSRQSRSYKYVSELFNKDFESDELNYARDILKKWDLATDFKNTSAALGVCVLSSEWISEQGQRIPQDPEISFRECVKELMQTYGRVDPPWSERNFIVRGSKKESVQGGPDVLRAIYGRNDEAGDLKAAGGDGLYIHVSWDKDGQQKSKSIHQYGSATQDESSTHFADQMDLYIQEEYKPTFFDKEDLSKNISKIYNVPY, from the coding sequence ATGATAAGAATTTCTTTAACTTTAATCATTTTAGTGATGCTTATCTCATGTAAGTCTATGGATGATTCGCAGATTAGCATCTACCTTGAAAAATCTAGCTCATATAAAGCACAAATTACAAGAGATGTTTGGGGGGTACCTCACGTCTACGGTAAGACTGATGCAGATGCTGCCTTTGGATTAGCTTATGCACATGCAGAGGATGACTTTAAAAATATTGCAGAAAATATGTATCTGTATAGAGCAGAAATGGGTCTAAAAGATGGAATTGATGGTGCCATACAAGATTATCTAATTAAGGTTCTTAAGATAAGAGAACAAATTGATGAAAACTATACAAATGATTTAAATGCAGATGTTCGTAAAGTTATTGAAGCTTATGCAGCAGGTATAAATTATTGGATGATAAAAAATCCAAGTAATGGCTATAACCACTTCTTTCCAGTTACAGAAAAAGATATTGTGGCAGGGTTCTCAATACAGAATCTTTTCTTTTCTGGTGTTGTAAGTTCTATAGAGAAACTTCAGAGAGAATCCGATCTAAAAGAGGAATATACAAGCTTGTATCGAAATCAAGAATTTGTAACCGGTTCTAATGTTTTAGCTGTCAACTCTCGTAAGACGTATGATCAATCTACAAGAATTATTATTAATTCGCATCAACCACTCGACGGACCTTTAGCTTGGTATGAAGCGCATGTGAGAAGTGATGAAGGATGGAATATGATGGGTGGCCTTTTTCCTGGCTCACCTTTTGTATTTGTAGGGTTTAATGAAAATATAGCTTGGGGATTTACAGTCAATAAACCCGATCTTTCTGATAGTTACTTGCTCGAAGTTAATCCAGAAAATGAAAATCAATACCTACTTGATGGAGAATGGGTAGATTTCAAAATTGAGATGGTAAGACTTCCAATCAAACTATTTGGACCTCTCAAATGGACGGTTAAGAGAGAGGCAAAGTATTCAGTTCATGGCCCTGTATTGGAAGTAGCTGATAAAAGCTATGCCCTTAGGTTTTCGGGAATGAGTGATATCAAACAAGTCAATCAATGGTACGCGATGAATAAATCAAATTCTCTTGAAGATTGGCTAGAAGCTATGAAAATGAGATCTATAATATCTTTCAACGGTGTTTATGCCGATAGAGAAGATAATATATATTTCCTTCATAATTCTTCCTCACCGCTTAGAAAAGAGGGAATAGATTGGAAAAATGTCATCGATGGTTCAAGGTCTGATCTTGTTTGGGATAAATATGTAAATTTTGAGTCAATTCCACAACTTCAAAACCCATCCTCAGGATGGATTGCGAGCACAAATCAAGATCCATTCAAGGTAACGGGTGAGAAAGACAACTTGTTATCAAATAATTATTCTCCTACTTTGGGTCTACAAACTAGGATGACTAATAGAGCATACAGATCAATTGAACTTTTTAGCCAAAACAACAAGCTAAACGAAAAGGATTTTGATGACATAAAGTTTGATAATAAATACTCAAGGCAATCTAGATCTTACAAGTACGTATCTGAATTATTCAACAAAGATTTCGAGTCTGATGAACTAAATTATGCGCGAGATATTTTAAAAAAGTGGGACTTGGCAACAGATTTTAAGAATACTTCTGCGGCACTCGGGGTATGTGTACTGTCGAGTGAATGGATTTCTGAACAGGGGCAAAGAATTCCTCAAGATCCTGAAATATCCTTTAGAGAATGCGTGAAAGAATTAATGCAAACTTACGGAAGAGTTGACCCGCCTTGGTCAGAAAGAAATTTTATTGTTAGGGGAAGTAAAAAAGAGTCAGTGCAAGGCGGTCCCGATGTTCTAAGGGCTATTTATGGAAGAAATGATGAAGCAGGAGATTTAAAAGCTGCGGGAGGAGATGGACTTTACATTCATGTAAGTTGGGATAAGGATGGTCAACAAAAATCTAAAAGCATTCATCAATATGGTAGTGCTACTCAAGACGAGAGCTCTACGCATTTTGCTGATCAAATGGATTTGTACATTCAAGAAGAATACAAACCTACTTTCTTCGACAAAGAAGATTTATCAAAAAATATCTCAAAAATTTATAATGTTCCTTATTAA
- a CDS encoding ABC transporter substrate-binding protein — translation MKRPKTFKLALDWTPNINHIGFFVAQKKEFYQEKGIDLEIISPEADNYEHSPAKKVELGLADIALCPTESIISFRTKDSPFSLMAIATLFQRDVSAIAVREDSNVNRPMDLDSKSYASYGARYEDLIVKELIKKDGGVGDLDIHYPDRLGVWNALINQNLDATWIFLNWEGIQRPNFKFFKLEDYGIPYSYSPLIVVPHLLIERSKDELRRFLSATKKGLLYSFKHTEESTNILRPNVPLEERNIDLVNSLEFSKDYFGDDESFGKIDPKVFDDFFKWIKSKEIESFNLKSSQFYIDLEF, via the coding sequence TTGAAAAGACCAAAAACTTTTAAGCTTGCCCTAGACTGGACTCCAAATATTAACCATATCGGTTTTTTTGTTGCTCAAAAAAAAGAGTTTTATCAAGAGAAGGGAATAGATTTAGAGATAATTTCACCTGAAGCTGATAATTACGAACATTCACCTGCGAAAAAAGTGGAATTGGGCTTGGCTGATATTGCCCTGTGTCCAACAGAGTCAATAATAAGTTTTAGAACAAAAGATTCACCTTTTAGTTTAATGGCAATAGCTACTCTTTTCCAAAGAGATGTTAGCGCTATTGCTGTTCGAGAAGATTCAAATGTTAATAGACCAATGGACCTGGATTCAAAGTCTTATGCATCTTATGGAGCTAGATACGAAGATCTAATTGTAAAAGAATTAATTAAAAAAGATGGAGGAGTAGGTGATTTAGACATACATTATCCCGATAGACTAGGGGTATGGAATGCTTTGATTAATCAAAATTTAGATGCAACTTGGATATTTCTCAATTGGGAAGGTATACAGAGACCTAACTTTAAGTTTTTTAAATTAGAAGATTACGGAATTCCTTATTCATATTCACCATTGATAGTTGTACCTCACTTATTGATCGAGAGAAGTAAGGATGAACTAAGAAGATTTCTCTCGGCAACAAAAAAAGGTTTGTTGTATTCTTTCAAACATACTGAGGAGTCAACTAACATCCTGAGACCTAATGTCCCTCTTGAGGAAAGAAATATTGATTTGGTTAATTCTTTGGAGTTTTCAAAAGATTACTTCGGTGATGATGAAAGTTTCGGAAAAATCGATCCTAAAGTCTTTGACGATTTCTTTAAATGGATTAAATCTAAAGAGATAGAAAGCTTTAATCTCAAAAGTAGTCAATTCTACATAGATTTAGAATTTTAA
- a CDS encoding DUF4149 domain-containing protein, which translates to MLFAQILISGLVCGLIIFQSAFVAPTVFRDLPEESRPVILRSLFPKLFKSITLAGILLTLLAFLEGSNLIIAYCVGVFTFLAGLICNSMIGATNRARDDGNDKLFATLHRISVLLTISVLLTNLIWVFIV; encoded by the coding sequence ATGTTATTTGCTCAAATCTTAATTTCAGGTTTAGTTTGTGGTTTGATTATATTTCAGTCCGCCTTTGTTGCACCTACAGTTTTTCGAGACTTACCCGAAGAAAGCAGACCAGTAATATTAAGATCTCTATTTCCAAAACTTTTTAAGTCAATAACTCTAGCTGGGATTTTATTAACCTTATTAGCCTTTTTAGAGGGCTCTAATTTAATAATCGCATATTGCGTTGGAGTTTTTACCTTCTTAGCAGGTTTAATCTGCAATTCCATGATAGGAGCAACAAATAGGGCTAGAGATGATGGAAATGATAAACTTTTTGCTACTCTTCATCGAATTAGTGTGTTACTGACAATATCAGTTTTACTGACAAATCTCATTTGGGTATTTATAGTTTAA
- a CDS encoding tetratricopeptide repeat protein encodes MKKFLKVGLIILTLSSLVAMPIKAAKYDKKKPSDLYSKAIEHLDKNQYGKAQKVLRIYTRKKKDDADGWTLLAFSSRKLGSYANAEKYYEKALDLDPENKAALEYQGELFVVLDKLQLANENLNKLKTLCPDSCDELEKLEDFISSKIEKEKINI; translated from the coding sequence ATGAAAAAATTCTTAAAAGTTGGTCTGATTATTTTGACACTCTCTTCGCTAGTGGCTATGCCAATAAAAGCAGCAAAATACGACAAAAAAAAGCCATCAGACCTTTATTCAAAAGCGATAGAACATCTAGACAAAAACCAATATGGTAAAGCTCAAAAGGTACTCCGAATCTATACTAGAAAAAAGAAAGATGATGCTGACGGATGGACACTCCTAGCCTTCTCGTCAAGAAAACTCGGCAGTTATGCAAATGCCGAAAAATACTATGAAAAAGCTTTAGATTTAGATCCCGAGAACAAAGCAGCCCTAGAATATCAAGGAGAGCTTTTTGTTGTACTAGATAAACTTCAGTTGGCTAATGAAAATTTGAATAAACTAAAGACTTTATGTCCAGATTCATGCGATGAATTGGAAAAACTAGAAGATTTTATCTCCAGTAAAATAGAGAAAGAAAAAATTAATATCTAA